The DNA window ggatatagcatttctagactttagcttgctatcatcattttcgtattcatcttatatttcttatctcgtatagctattcatgagagaggactcttaactttcttggagatggaacattcatagtaaaagaggaaattcatgccataggactcatgccttagaaggaaagggattagcctcacatacctttgtctcttagctactctatcgcttgttcgttctccttaatgcgcttgtctataccttgatggaattcatatcgacattagttatgtcatcgtaaaacatacttactaaggctatagaaatttgggcagcgcttcctttgtttatactactttccgccatattccatatcaattcccaacattcataataatcatcacaatatgattaacaacaatcatcattcattcatatgattcgcatttcataattcacctcaatttcccataatcatgactaaaaatccatcgtcatattctttcgtatccaacactcatttcatgtctataggtcatttataacacattttatatcacaacccaacaacattcatgattcaattccaactatgtctcaaaacgtcactattcatcattcataacccattttgctattctcttttaatgaccaagtatttcaactcccaaataccttaaacaacatataaatatcatgaaccttaccttagatgttttaggaacaagccttggttgctaatactcctctttgagcaaaaccctagttttctccatttgggtttcttgacttggatgatctttgatgatttcctttactcttgattcacttatttaatgttgttgatcctcaaatatccttgaaaacttgtgtaataaatgtagagagagattctagagagaagtggtgtagtgtagaaatgaaataaaataagtcttggtcctcatatttaatgaattgggaATGCATGGCCGAGGTGAGcagtggtcgtccatggaggtttacggtccgtattccactttacggactGTCCCTCACggtcgtctttaaccttaagcAGAACCAGAAACTTTGGCAGCacgcatggtgatttacgaccatggtttacgggcgtatttcactttacggtccgtccaccgtgtcgtatttaaccatttctcctTTGCGagaaagttgaaacctttgcatgccattttacgactggctatttacggaccgtattccactttacggtccgtatttggacttcacgacCATCGGGCTTTTGctaactttcaacttttcacatttctagactttttattctattcattcccatccatttacatacattgcccatgaaacattatacactcgcactcctcgctctcatcactagttcgtccacttgcgtaccaacgggaaatttttcgaggtgtaacaaaaagaaaaacctaAACTATGGAAACTTTAAATCTTCGTAGTTATCTTCTTTTTCACACATAGTATCTCTTGATGACGTCTTAATTTATTGCTCTTGGCCACTCCTGACCATCCATTTCAGCAAGTACCACAGCTCCTCGTGATAGTACCTTTCGCACCATATAGGGGCCTTGCCAATTTGGTGCgaactttcctttgtattcttcttgatttgggAATTTTTGTTTGAGCACCAATTGTCCGATTTGAAACATCCTAGTTCTCACATGTTTGTTGAAAGCTCGCGCTATTCTCTGTTGGTATATTTGACCATGGCAAACAACAATCATCCTCTTTTTATCTATCAGAGCCAGTTGCTCATACCTCTTGCTGATCCATTCCACATCGTCCAACTCAGCTTCTTGTATTATTCTAAGTGAAGGTATTTCAACTTCGGATGGAATTACAGCTTCAGTGCCATACATCAGCAGGTACGGAGTGGCTCCAGTTGAAGTCCTGGCAGTTGTGCGGTATCCCAGTAATGCATAAGGCAATTGTTCATGCTAGTCTTTGTAGTTATCAATCATCTTCAGAGGAATTTTTTGATGTTTTAGTTGGTGGTTTCTATAGCCCCATTCATTTGTGGTCGGTATGCGATTGAATTTCGGTGAGTGATCCGAGACTGCGTACACATGTCTTTCATCAAGTGGCTATTCAGATTAGCTccattgtctgttatgattgatTCTGGTATGCCAAATCGACATATGATATTGTTGCGCACAAAATTTGtgaccactttctttgttactgaTGAATAAGATGCTGCTTCTACCAACTTGGTGAAGTAGCCTATGGCGACCAAAATGAAGCGGTGTTTGTTTGACACAGCTAGCTCAATTGGTCCTATGACATCCATGCCCCCAGGCGGAGAATGGCCAAGGTGATGTCATAGCATTCGGTTCTGTCGGAGGGACCATTATCAAGTCTCCATGAATCTGACACTTATGGCATTTGTGGACGAATTTGCTACAGTCATTATCCATCGTCATCCAGTAATACCGCTTCTTAGAATCTTCTTTGCTAGCACGAAACCATTCATGTGAGGACCGCAGGTTCCCACATGCACCTTTTTAATCAATCTTGTAGCTTCGACAGGATCAATACATCTAAGCAATCTCAAATCTGAGGTTCTTTTATACAGGACATTCTTGTTGAGGAAGAAACCATTAGCCAGCTTTCTGATAGTCTTCGTATGATTTAAGGTGACTCCTTCAGgatatttttctttctccaagaaCATTTTAACGTCAACGTACCAAGGTTTTCCATCGGTCTACGCCTCTACAAAAGCACGGGGGCTAGTTGATCTCTACGATTTCAATTTTGACGATTAATGTATCTCTCGTCGGGATCTTTGGATCATGGATGCTGTTGTTGCCACTGTATCAGCAAACTCATTCTGGGTTCTTGGTATGTGTTTGAACTTGACTTCACGGAATCGATCTGTCAATCTTTGCACATATCCAACATACGGTATGATCTTGAACCTCCTCGAACCTGATGAATTAGCAAATTGAGTCGCCGATTACCTAAAGATCTTTCACATCCATGTCGAGCGCTAAATGTAGACCTATGATACATGCTTCGTACTTAGCCATGTTGTTGGTGCAACTGAAGCTCAACTTGGCTGCCACTGGATAATATTGGCCCGAGTCTGAAACTAAGACGGCTCTGATTCCTGATCCTTTAAAGTTGACTGCTCTATCAAAGTATACTTTCCATCCTGACTCGTcttcactttcttcttcttcaattgtCATTATTTCTTCATTCGAGATGTAAGTCCACAAAGGTACGAGATTGTCATCTACTGGACTTTCCGCCAGTAAGTCTGCCAGTGCTTGACCTTTAATTGCTTTTTGCGCGACGTATTGAATGTCTAAAGCACTTAATAGCATTTTCGATTTGTCCAACTTCCCTATGGGCATAGGCTGGCGAAAGATATATCTTAGGGGATCCATTCTTGAGATCAAATAGGCTGTGTATGCAGCCATATAATGTCTCAACTTCTGAGATACCCAGGTTAGAGAGCAACACGTCTTTTCCACCAAGGAATATCTGGATTCGCAGGGTGTGAACTTCATACCGATGTAATAGATGGCTCTCTCTTTGTTGCATGTTTCATTATTTTATGCCAACATGCATCCAAAAGCATTTTCTAATACTGACAGGTATAGCAGCAAAGGACTTCTCGGCGTTGGTGGAACCAAAACAGGTGGATTTGACAGATATCTTTTGATGGTGTCAAAGGCTTTCTGACATTCATTCATCCATTTAGTTGGAGCATCTTTCTTGATGAGTTTGAGGATTATTTCTATGATTACTGAGGACTGGGCGATGAAGCGTccaatgtaattcaaccttcctaagaaactcatgacctctttcttcGTTCTTGGCGGTGGTAgttcttggattgctttgatctttgtgggatctaactcaataccatgacgactgactatgaatcctagtaATTTTTTGGCAGGCACTCTAAATGCGCATTTTATAGGATTCAATTTAAAATAGTACTTGAGGATTCTATCAAAGAATCGTCTTAAATGCTCGAGGTGGTCCTCACCCACACAGGATTTGAGgatgacatcgtccacataTACCTCAATCTTTCTGTGCATCATATTATGAAAAATGGCGGTCATCGCCCTCATGTAGGTAGCGCCGGCATTCTTGAGCCCAAAAGGCATTACCCGGTAATGATACACGCCCGATAGTGTGATGAATGCCGTCTTTTGagcatcttcttcatccatcaATATCTGATGATAGCCCGCGTAGCAATCCACAAAAGATTGCACCTCATGCTTGGCGCAGTTATTAATGAGTatgtgaatgtttgggagtggaAAATTATCCTTTAGGCTAGCGTGATTAAGATCACGGTAGTCCATACAAATCCTTATTTTCCCATATTTCTTTGGTACTGGGACTATGTTGGCTAACCATGTCGGGTAGGGCGTCACCTCAACGACTCCTGACTGAATCtgtttttctacttcttctttaatttggATGCTGACGTCAGGCTTAGACTGCCTGATTTTCTATTTTACGGGGGAAAATCCTTCAAGGATCGACAACCTATGGGAAACAATGTTCTTGCTCAAACCCGGCATATCGACATACGACCAAGCGAaaacatattcatattctttcaaCAAACTCCACTACCTTTTTTCCTCAGCTTTTGTCAGATGCACACTTATTCTAGTTTCCCGAACCAACTACTCATTTCCTAGATTGACTACCTCTGTTTCCTCTAGGTTTGGCATTGGTCTATTCTCGTATCCTTCTTCGACATCTATCAGCCCTTCTGGTTCAgttatctcttcttcttgatcgTCGTTTTGTTCGTCGTCGTTTTTACTTGTTtcgtaacatgtcatgacattatttgtggcctttgtattattactgtaaaacaaaataacacggttattaatcatgtaaaagcagttttaattttgtatttatatataatcatatatatatatatatatatttatatttatataggtAAAGTAAAGCGACTTCATTTTATTGCAAACTTTGAGGCGTTTTTATTGATATTTAAAAGAGCGGCACAAACTATGGTCCTGACTTGGAATGAAACATCAAGAAATTTTCGTTATTTAAACAACACGTAGTAAGGAAACATGAAAAGGCGACAAGCCGGGCCTCAAAAATGACTTTCGCCGCATTTGTGAAAATGAGCATTCTTTCTACCGTAGTATGAACAACGGGGTAGAAGTCCATCCGCTTGTTGTCTCTCCTGGTTCAGCATGGCGAATCTCTAATGCTTTAAAGCATTCTTCAATGATGGCTGCGCATTCCTCTTCCCAGAACAACATCCTTAAACCCTCTTCTAGATCCTCGCTGTTGTGACCTAGGGCATGCTGTGAAGGACTGGTATAGATGAGGGAACGGCTTTTTCATTTCAACGGGGCCTCTTGGGCTGTATTctgcttctttttcttccaccTTACATGGCTCGTATCAAACCCGAAACCGATACTTCCCATGTTTGATACTCACTGGTTATTTGATTCCCTGTAAGTTCTTTCCAGACCTTTTCCGAGCTCAAACCAACTCCTTATCATAGTTGTAGCAACCATTTTGTAGACCAGTGGCATAGGGATATCTTCATCATTTCCCCTATGATCTATCATGGCTAGTTCAATGGTGTGAAAATCAGCATCAATTGGTGACTTCTCTATGACTGGTACAGAGTTGTCCGAATAGTTGTGGACACTTCCTTTACCGTGAATCACGACTTCTTGATCATCCCatatgaatttgagagactGGTGCAACGAAGATGCTACAACTCCGGCGGCGTGCAACCATGGTCGGCCCAACAATAGGTTGTAGCTTGTTTTGATGTCTATGATGACAAACTCCACTACGAACTCCGCAGGGCCCATTTGTATGTACAAATCTATTTCTCCAATTAGGTCGCTGGTTGCGTCATCGTAAGCTTTTATGTTGGTTCGACTTTGATGGATATTGCCAATATCATCCCCGAGTTATTTCAAAGTCGTCACAGGGCATACATTCAACCTATCTCCTCCATCAATCAGCATTTGAGGAATAATCTTATCACGACACTTGACTGTTATGTGCAAAGCCTAATTGTGAGTCTTACCCTCTTTTGGTAAGTCGTCATCGAAAAATGATAGCCTATGCGCTCGCACAACATATCCCACAATTTCAGCCAATGTTTCACTTGTAGTGCCGGCGGGCACTTGGACTTCATCCAAAGCTTTCATTGTTACACCCCTTattttcgtagtggtagaacttatgatttcctagttgggtaggccttgggaattgagacccgagcctaatttttggagatagaaagtgtcctaCCCTCGTGTGCAATGGTACTAGTaggtattcctggtgatttacaggattagaagttgaacgaatcgaatcgacgcgatctgaactgaattgGAAAAGTCTGCAGACGGCAATCATGATTGACGGGTCGTCGAACCTATCGACGGGACATCATTGTGTGGTGTCGACAGGGTTATGCAGCCCTGCATTccgcaggcgcaggtcgacgagcacgtcgacggaccgtcgacgacctactcgtcgaaccggaccactGAAGCAGTTAATTCTCCAGGTACAAATATGTGGGTCACgacttcatttcatattttcctccttccaaaaagtagaaaaaccctaatacattctctcccaatattttccatcacattagtgaagatttgacaagccccgaaccccgtaaacccgagatggtgaagaagaaaggttgcttatagggtttcttcaagttgtggagcttagggaattaaagtgaagtgattcttgggattcttgacccctcaatgtatgtaaatgatttctacctttgcatttaagttgagtatcaagagttttagtgattctaagtcaAGAGGGGGGTAGTTGTGAAAGTGGTAAGTGACGAAAGACAAAATAGTAacttagggttattttaagagatgattgggaatggattggaatatattttgatatataagtgttgttattgtcacgatccaaccccgtaggccgtgactagtgcccgagctggacactcgtatacattcctgttagctataatctgttatatcccgtattttggtacattgggataatccgagttagtcatgataagttaaggacaaggttgtaatttctttcgattttgttaaaagtgcataagttgcatattcatcttttcgttggcatggagtgttaaaggtaaaattggaataaggaaaatttggggtcaaaagtgaattatgaaaagttaggcatttcatgaaaattaagggctagaagtgaaattttgaaaacttattaattcatgaaaatggccatatgtggccatgtgtgtgtgtgggccatgggccatgtgtatgaattatatatggagagaaagatgattaattaaatcatcttcatcatattttagctcctagaaagttcaagaaagttgaagaactttGGAGAGCAAcataaggggccattcggccatgggagaaaaaaagaagaccaaaaaaattctccttcaaaaattattttcttcatgtgtttcaactccttagaaggtgtaaaaTAACATGGagggattgttggagcaagcaaaccaattATTTTTGCAAACCACAAGCTCTAGCCGAgggaagaaccaagtgaaggtaaggtttaatctcatttttcatgtgttatggatggtttgtacatgttgtggtatgtggaaatgaatgaaaatcatggaatctAGCAAGTGGAAgttgagttgtgtgtgtgtgagttggccgtgtataagtgtgtgttgtgtagggtgatgaattaattttctttggcatgtttagttgttgtagtgtgttgaaatggatgagaatcattaaaaatatatgtgtgtggtggtGGCCAAACATAGGTCCTCTtgtgtggttaagaatgaactaatttcatttcgtattttggttgttgtcattatggattatatgatgaaaatgggagtttaatgattcaagttgatgtggtgatcgttgtgggctgttttggaagctaatgagattgtaatatggtttcttgtatttatgataataatgttgttaaagtatggctCGTTGgcgtagtttgtgaattttgaagaaagaaatgtgtaggttgttgttttcgggtttgggttggtttcgggtggagtggagtATTGgatgagttgttttgaatattgcgcggattgtttaaagagttcttgaatattgtttgaatggtttcggattggaaattgaatatgtgagcattagtgttagttcgattatatattggtttgtatgtatgtaattgTAATGAACAATTGGAAAGTTGTtggaatatgtggagaagaattattaatgttcgaatgcgttctAAATCGATTGTGATATTGCTAGaatgattattggtgttgttgttgttgaatttggccgagtggaattctcggggttgtgcatttataggggaaatgctgcccaaatttccgtagaattacgtgctagtttggaaatgaactcttgGATACCTATAGTTGACATTGgtacttattgatgttatgtagatcttgaggagtccgagacataggtttgatttggattagcttgagagcgatcaaggtatgtgaagcttacctttccttcttttggcatgtcttagatatggctaagtgatgatatgttatgagcttcgggggtaattctactcttaaagtccgagcatgtttacgatacttattttcttcttgatgatggcatccttatatggtttatatgtctttgtatgattggttttcaaatgttgtataaaaagttttgctttcaaaagagttttgtaactacgaacgtccgtaactttcatagacagaaccggatggctttgatatgctcgtaaatgattgtatgacgtataatgactatgatttccataggcgggcccggattgggttgacgctcgtccgtgggtcccgcgacttttcttcgtatagtgctaacgactttttgaaaagaacttaatatgactacctttctcacccccgagtatgattatatatttattcattgagcctgaaatgaggatttttatgtaagtgattttgatacgtgactatatgttcccgagtgctattcggaagaaaatccgATTTCGACccgttttggcttttaaaatgATCATTCGTCGAGTCGCAATAAGGATTTATGTGCGTATGGTTTCTCGGTtcgtaaatgatgtgttttccgagtGATGTGTCTCGGAAGATGGTGTTATGATGTATCCccacgccgagcccctttcgtccggcaccgtgtatatatgtatgactgTATTTCGATGATACGAAGtcttatgatatatgatgatttgatatgatatatgatgatatgatcgtTTCGATCTATGtttggggcaaacccaatgacgaggcaaaattccacattggtttaggcaaatcccacatgtTCCCGGTTTAGTCaaatccacattggtttaggcaaatcccacattggtttagtagaatcccacatcggttaagtcaccatatgataagttatgatgtgatgatgttactatgtatatgtatgatttgcaTTTcggaaataagcattttggcattgaTTTGTATATTTGTCTTCGCACCTCCTCGTTGTACGATTTGAtgtgtaagtactttggtattcgggttattatgctcaacGTCCGTaccccttacttcggttatgatctcattTTCCCTCGTATGATTCTTTACATGCTGCACATATTCTCACCGtttttcttcggggccgcgtttcatgcctcgtcacgacccaaccccgtcgGC is part of the Lycium ferocissimum isolate CSIRO_LF1 unplaced genomic scaffold, AGI_CSIRO_Lferr_CH_V1 ctg12765, whole genome shotgun sequence genome and encodes:
- the LOC132041988 gene encoding uncharacterized protein LOC132041988, with amino-acid sequence MFLEKEKYPEGVTLNHTKTIRKLANGFFLNKNVLYKRTSDLRLLRCIDPVEATRLIKKHEQLPYALLGYRTTARTSTGATPYLLMYGTEAVIPSEVEIPSLRIIQEAELDDVEWISKRYEQLALIDKKRMIVVCHGQIYQQRIARAFNKHVRTRMFQIGQLVLKQKFPNQEEYKGKFAPNWQGPYMVRKVLSRGAVVLAEMDGQEWPRAIN